CGTTCTGACGCATATTGAAATCCAACCAGGCATCGTTATGGAATGATTCTGCAGAACCTCTTCCACCACGCGGATGAAAACTCAGAAGATGTGTTCCGTCATCACCCGCTTTAATGCCTTCAGCCATTGCCCTTGTTATTTCATAATGGAGGTCGCTGGTTACAAACCTGTCACCTCCTAATATCCATATTACATTTTTATCTTTATACCGTCTTCCTAAAAACTCACCGTAAATCCGGGCATTTTCGGGTGTGAAAATCAGGAATTTCTCATCATGCCAGTAACGTCCCCATGTAGGAAGGAAACCAATGTACATTCCGAGATCATTTGCCCTATCAACAATATAGTCTACATGGTCCCAATAATCGTTATCAGGATCCTCTTTTACGGCCGGTTGTGCAGGATCCAGATCATTAAGCGGCAGATGACCGTAAGGGTTTGGCACGGTATGTCCATCCAATTCCGCCAATGCCACTGCCTGGATAACATTAAAACCTTTTTCCGCTCTGTCTTCCAGATATTTATTGACCTCTTCCCTATTCAGGCGGTGAAAAAGCTCCCAGGCGGTATCACCAAGATAGAAAAAAGGAGTGCCATCCTCATGTTGCAGAAAACGTTTATTCTCCGAAACTTCTAATTTTCCACGAGAAAAAACATCCTGTTCCGGCTGTTTCGGATTTACAGTAGAACATGAAAATAAAACCGCAAGAAGTAGGAAATTAGATAAAATTCGTAAGATCATAAGCTTCAGAGTTGAAATTAATTTATAACTATTAGAAAACTCACATTATGTCAATCATTAACATGTATAACAATACGTTTGTATGAAGTCAAAGACGGAATTCCATTATCGGTCACTTCCAATATTAGATGAATAGTTCTACCTGCTTGATGTGGAGGGATTACTATACTACAATAACTTCCATCTGCGCAATAATC
This window of the Proteiniphilum saccharofermentans genome carries:
- a CDS encoding glycoside hydrolase family 140 protein, with protein sequence MILRILSNFLLLAVLFSCSTVNPKQPEQDVFSRGKLEVSENKRFLQHEDGTPFFYLGDTAWELFHRLNREEVNKYLEDRAEKGFNVIQAVALAELDGHTVPNPYGHLPLNDLDPAQPAVKEDPDNDYWDHVDYIVDRANDLGMYIGFLPTWGRYWHDEKFLIFTPENARIYGEFLGRRYKDKNVIWILGGDRFVTSDLHYEITRAMAEGIKAGDDGTHLLSFHPRGGRGSAESFHNDAWLDFNMRQNGHTPDYTSKYSKTLNDYNREPIKPVFDGEPLYEDHPIHFDAANQGHSIAADVRRTLYWNLFDGAFGHTYGHHSIWQMYDPEKERRPINNPLMSWKDALDQPGASQMIYGKRLMESRPFLTRIPDPSIIVKGEIPTSVPGEGRYRFVATRDTDGTYVMIYCPVGRAFTVNMKVIKGIKIKAWWYNPRNGEATLFDTFENVQDKRTFISPDKGELTDWILVLDDAAFNYPVPGKNNLDKRLL